In Pagrus major chromosome 23, Pma_NU_1.0, the genomic window CGttactgtttttaaaaccttttatgTATGAATGAtttcaaattagttttttttaactataaCGATGTCATCTGTGAACAAGGCTCCAACTTGTCTTTGCATAGTTCAAATTGAGTGAAGATGCATCTCAGGCATAACAGATGTGATTTTTATGTTGCAGATGACTACATAAAGCATTGTTTCACCATTTATTTGTAAATACTGACgtgtaaacacacatacagtttttGTATGTAACATAAAAGTATGTTTATTGGCATCttatacattttattgacataaaataacaacaaacaatcAGGAACAGCAGCCTTAAATGTGTCAACTCAAATGCTTGGGACTGTTTGGACTACAGCTGATTAGTAGTTAGACTTGAAATACCACTTTGGGGAATTAGAAACAATTGGACAActtacaaaaatacaaaatacaaaaaaacactacTTTCTTATGACCATGACTTCCCCTCCGGTACCAAACTGcacaatttgacatttttaagacAATTCATTGTAGTACAAAGTTGACATcctaaataaaatattacatcCAAAATATGatacaaaactgaaaatggcCTCCCGAGCTGTTGGAAAACAATGACAGTgagtaaaaactgaaaataacttAAGATGACATTGAGTCCATGGAAGAGTGAAGGACGCTGTAGAAATATAGTTTTATCTGCCATGTCCGTCGAGTCAGCAAAGTCCTCATCATAGTCAAACTATCAGGGTTACTCCGTTCACACTGTGGCCGTGAAGTATAGTAGGACTCCAGCACTTTTCCTTGACGATCCTCAATAAAGTCAAAGCGCTCCCATGAGTGAAATATACTCGTACTCCCTGGTTTGGTAATAAAACCAAGTCAAGTCTGATCTCCATGTGAACTGACCTGAAACATAATAATACTAAGTGAGACAAGTTGAACATTACTGTTTGTAAAATCTCTAATATTCTCAAACTTCTTTGAGTTTGTTTACAAATTCTGTAAAACACCTTGTGAAAATGCCAAGACAATACACAAATTTCATGACCCCACAAACATGTAGAATATCATATTAAAGTATTGTATTATCTTATAATATATTCAACTCACCATATAAACTGTAAACCTCTATCTAACTACAAAAGCACTCTCTCGGATCCGGGAATAGTCATACTGTGGAACAGAGAAGGAAGAACACAGGAGTCATTTaacagtatataaaaaaagacatacCAAAATTCAAATATTCCAAATCTGCACTTACATTCAGACCTCTGGGGGACTGGACAGGCTCCAGCCCCTTACAGCAGAGCACTGAAAAAGGCCTCTCCTTAGTCTTTGAATGTTCTTTGAAACACAGACTGAAAACCTGAGCAGGCAGGTAGACATCCCAGTCAGCTGCATGCTCCGCTATGAGATCACCTACCATCCTGTTGGGCAGCAGATATGAGACAAgttaaaacattaacatgaagGTGCAATGAGGGTGCTACATGAGCACATTAAGTTACATGAGGGTCCTTAAAGCGTATATCAGTGCAAAATGAAACATTCACAGAATACAGTTGTGCTCTGCTGAGAAGAGCTAAACCAGTTTTGGTGCAAAGGCTCTGGCTAACTGGTTAACATGACACCAGTTTGGATCAGGGAGATCCCTAAATGCAAAACCAGAAGAGTAACATGAGAATTAATCATcaggacaaaaagaagaagaagattgaTAATCATCTCCAGTATAATGTGACAGTAAGTTGTGTAAATACGTAAAGCAAAATGTTGCAAATAGCAATAAATCCCAGACCTGTAACACAAGTACAGACCTGTCAATCAGCCGCTGTGTGATCAGATCCGCAGTGCCCGTCTGCTGATGATAGATGACGAGAGCGACGGTGACCTTCAGCTGATCTTTCAGTTCTTTGTTGATCTACCATGAGGATACATTTACATCTATGTGAGACACTGTCTTATTAGGACACCAATACCttattataaaacaaaatgtgcacTGTGTAGTGAGATAAAGCATCTGtaatttagtggaatttctcacatttctttcttcagcatcttggggggaaaaaagctaaAACTTGTTTCTTGGGTTTTCTGTTCATGCTCTAAGCAAAATGTTTGTCTAGTAATGTACTGGATAGTCAAAATCAAACACGTGGTTATTTTAACCAAGATGAAATTACAATTATTTCTAACATTGTTGCGACTTGTATGTTGATGTGAAAACTATTTACAGTTCAAAAACTGGCAATCAAGGTAACATCTTAAGCTCTCTATAACAATGTGAGCAGTTTAATCAGCAATACACTCACTTTTTGGACGATGTCATGAGGCAGTCTGGAGAGGATCCTGAGGGGGTATCCAAAGTGGGCGATGATGTCCACAATGTGCTTCGCCACAACTGAAGGGAGGCAGGACTGCATGGGCACAGCTTCCACCCACTTGGAGAAGTAGTCCGTCacagtcaaaatgtatttgtgttcatTCAGTGTTTTGGGCAGCGGTCCTCTGATATCCAGACCAAGCCACTCCCACGGCTCTTTCACCTGCCACAGAGATAAAATGTGATTGCAGTAATTATCCCAAAACAGTTGGTTGCAAGACACTCAGGTAATCATGCTGTAACTTACCTCGATCACTTTTTCAGGATCTTCACTTTCTGGCTGTGAAAATCACAGAGGAGCACTTGATTAAAAATActtataaacaataaaagacaaaatattgtcatttaaaATCGTGATGACTACTTACACTGACATTATCGTCTGGAGCCCACTGAATATCCTGTTAGTACATGTGAAAAATGACACACAGACAATGAACAAATTGGatataaacatgaaataataatatttgaTAATAAACTGCTACAATGAAAGTACAAATCTGACAACAAAATGCTTTTGATTTGCCGTAATTcatgctaaaaataaaaaaataatgagatcACTAActtatgaaaatatatataatacaacTTACCTGTGGTACACAGTAATCTCCATGGAAGAAATGTGGAAATGAGTCAATCTTCATCAACCCTTCATCTACTATAATCCTCCATCTGTCAGGATTTGTTGGGTCTTTGTCTCTAAACATAAAACCAGAAAGGGAAACAATACAAATCAGTACGAAGACAATACAAAACACAGGAAATTTGGTTTAAATGAGTTAGgaatattgggatattttagtgtttcacttgattgtttattctgtgaaatGTCTGAATGTTTATTtcgtgttttgtgaatattttttcttcaatatGACTCTTTGAATTTTATATTTCAGGACAATCTAACACTTGAAACTTGTTcaataaagaataaacaatctacttcctgtttaaaccggtgtagtgccgagaagagactgcttgccgaaaaacgactgcccccgacgggaacgcgcatcagttcagaggaagtgggcgtaggtctactacgggtcagctggcagacgcagcaccgagagaaatgttttttgccctgtagcccaagtgaagaggctacggaaaaagaacggcgcagataaaaaaagtaacctgatgtttccataatgtaggctagttgtcaacaattgatgagggtagatgctttaccttgccacttttattgttgttgttgttgttatcgttgttgcaatgtgattttacaccactttgatctataaataaagtcataattcaatatccctgtttcagtgattttataacgaggattaggaaatcaatgcagaaaagaatgcaggagtgtttccacgtcacattagatagcaatcatataacacatactgagaaattagtaagtgctatcagaggtgggtaataacgatttacatttacttcattacatttacttaagtaactttttggataacttgtacttttaagagcataattatgaatacaataatgcagtatatatagaactgtaggctaactgtaacggattgcctttacattctgcataacattctctgtgtttgcaggtgcatgtacagtgaatttggtcaatatcactgtgtcactgtgcagtcacttttcggcagggcctgccgaaaagtgactgcaccctgtaactctggattgcaaggagtgatattgaccaaattcactgtacatgcacctggtttcccctactattaatgctgaaaagacagagaatgtaacccctcccaatccagagttacagggtgcagtcacttttcggcaggccctgccgaaaagtgactgcaccctgtaagtccttattgcaaggagtgatattgaccaaattcactgtacatgcacctggtttcctctactattaatgctgaaaagacagagaatgtaacccctcccaatccagagttacagggtgcagtcacttttcggcaggccctgccgaaaagtgactgcaccctgtaagtccttattgcaaggagtgatattgaccaaattcactgtacatgcacctggtttcctctactattaatgctgaaaagacagagaatgtaacccctcccaatccagagttacagggtgcagtcacttttcggcaggccctgccaaaaagtgactgcaccctgtaagtccttattgcaaggagtgatattgaccaaattcactgtacatgcacctggtttcctctactattaatgctgaaaagacagagattgtaacccctcccaatccagagttacagggtgcagtcacttttcggcaggccctgccgaaaagtgactgcaccctgtaagtccttattgcaaggagtgatattgaccaaattcactgtacatgcacctggtttcccctactattaatgctgaaaagacagagaatgtaacccctcccaatccagagttacagggtgcagtcacttttcggcaggccctgccgaaaagtgactgcaccctgtaagtccttattgcaaggagtgatattgaccaaattcactgtacatgcacctggtttcctctactattaatgctgaaaagacagagaatgtaacccctcccaatccagagttacagggtgcagtcacttttcggcaggccctgccaaaaagtgactgcaccctgtaagtccttattgcaaggagtgatattgaccaaattcactgtacatgcacctggtttcctctactattaatgctgaaaagacagagattgtaacccctcccaatccagagttacagggtgcagtcacttttcggcaggccctgccgaaaagtgactgcaccctgtaagtccttattgcaaggagtgatattgaccaaattcactgtacatgcacctggtttcctctactattaatgctgaaaagacagagattgtaacccctcccaatccagagttatagggtgcagtcacttttcggcaggccctgccgaaaagtgactgcaccctgtaagtccttattgcaaggagtgatattgaccaaattcactgtacatgcacctggtttcctctactattaatgctgaaaagacagagaatgtaacccctcccaatccagagttacagggtgcagtcacttttcggcaggccctgccgaaaagtgactgcaccctgtaagtccttattgcaaggagtgatattgaccaaattcactgtacatgcacctggtttcctctactattaatgctgaaaagacagagaatgtaacccctcccaatccagagttatagggtgcagtcacttttcggcaggccctgccgaaaagtgactgcaccctgtaactctggattgcaaggagtgatattgaccaaattcactgtacatgcacctgcaaacacagagaatgttatgcagaatgtaaaggcaatccgttacagttcGCCTgcagttctatatatactgcattattgtattcataattatgctcttaaaagtacaagttatccaaaaagttacttaagtaaatgcaatgaagtaaatgtaaatcgttattacccacctctgatagcacttactaatttctcagtatgtgttatatgattgctatctaatgtgacgtggaaacactcctgcattcttttctgcaatgatttcctaatcctcgttataaaaccactgaaacagggatattgaattatgactttatttatagatcaaagcggtgtaaaatcacattgcaacaacaataaaagtggcaagtggcaaagcatctaccctcatcaattgttgacaactagcctacattatggaaacatcaggttacttttttatctgcgccgttcttttcccgtagcctcttcacttgggctacaggactgcacagtaaaaaaaacatttctctcggtgctgcgtctgccagctgacccacAGTAGACCTgcgcccacttcctctgaactgatgcgcgttcccgtcgggggcagtctcttctcggcactacaccGGGACGCGCATGCGCAGTGTACACGAACGGTCACGTGATATAcgttttcaggtgtgttatgGACGATTATTAAAACGCTCGTCTGGacatacagtttgtttttttcttttaaagcccCGTTTTAAAAGATATCCGTGTCAGGGCAGCATTTCAGAAAGAAATGTCCGTCGTGACTGAAGAAGCCGAAGAGCTACTGGTCAGCATGGTCCAAGAGAGGCCAGCTCTGTACGACATCAGAGAGAAACATTATGCTAACAGAGCGAAGAAAACCGAGTTGTGGggagaaatacaaaataaactcGGGATACCAGGTGAGATTTCCTACTGACCCTCTGTGTGGCTGTCTTGCTGCTTTTCATCGCCAGTGAAGGAAAGTTGCTCCCATTTCCAGAGcagagctagctagctagctagctgttgCTAACGTaaacaggcaaacaaacagGGCCCTgacacttctttcacaaacCGTATTATAACTCGCCAGTAAACACTGTGGCTGTGACAATGATTTGGACATGCTGCATGGTTTACGTGTGGTTATTATGACCTCCAGAGAAAGAGCTGAAGAAGAGGTGGGACTCTCTGCGGACTCAGTACACCCGCTACAAGAAGTTTGCAGATCCAGGGAGCCGTGGAGCGATCACGACCGGGAGGCAGCAGTGGATCCTGAGCCGCCTGCACTTCTTAGAGCCccacagaaaaataaaggagGCCACCTCCAACCTTACTGTCAGTGTGAGTAGAGTGAGCAGTAAAACACTACATTTTACTCCTGATTTTCCTATGTATATGTTTGAAGTCCATTTAAGTATGactggataaaaaaagaaaatgctctGGGGCTCTTGTTGCCTCCAAGTTTCCATCAAGTACAGTGCACACATGCCAGCTTCATGAAGAAACCAACCAGTGCTCCTAAACTGTATTACTGCACTGTAATAACAGTATAAAGCACGGTTTAAACTTGGTGTATACAACCACACCACTCttcaacttaaaacaaaacacatattgTCTTGTGATCATAACTTGTCAACACCATGCAGGCCTTGCTGGACGCTGAAAGAAAACTCATTGTATccctcatttttttccttttacaggAAACTTCAACTATTCTTTATGATTCAACCTCAGATGGCATCAGCTACATCAAAACTGAGGTGCCTTCCAGCCCTGGCAGTGAGACCCAGTGCAGCAGCCCCACATACGACGACTGCACATCTGAAACAGATATGAAGCCATGTGCTCCCGTTGAGGAGTCGAGCATCTCTGAACCAGAGTACACACCCACACCTATCAGGGAGGAGCCATGGCCTAGCACCTCCAGAGAGTCCAGGCCTCCAGCTAAGCGCAGCAAGAAACAGCCGGAGGAGTCCTCTAGTGAGGAGTCAAAGAACTTATTACGCGTCATCAGTAAAACTCTGGAGACTTTGGCATCTAAGGATGACAACAATGATGACATCTCAGCGTACTGCAAAAATCTAGAACGCAAGATGCGGAAATTGCCACCACACATACTCCCACATTTCCAGCATGAGGTGGACACTTGTCTCTACAGATACCTAATTATTACTTCTTATAATCATACAGGACAAACATCAGGGGCTCACTTATCTCAGCATCCAATATGATCTTGAGTCCAGTAAATGTTGAGGTTCCCACTGATATGATCATGACGGAATAAACTGGTCACTTGCCTTTTTTACTGCATTTACCCCAACGCATTCTTGGAATAGCTgaatgacttttgtttgtttgtgggcTACAATATTCATCTTTTATCATTTGAAGTCTATAACAAGTCTATTACGGTATCCAGATGTTAACACAGCCTCAGTTCTTTGAATACTGTGCAGCCATCTAATTTTATTGTACACAGCGCActaaataaaagctgtaaatctttttttttttgtgacatttttgtatTATATGTAATGACATATTCTTActattgattttgtttcacCGTGGCTTGTTTTTAATCCCACATGACGTAAAGGTGGTACAGCGAGTATCACATAAAAACAGAGGTAGGTGAAGACAGCACCAACACATTTCTGTCTATAGTAACGTACCCAACAGGCTCTTCTGTCTGGCTGGGCTCTTTGTTCTGGACGCTTTGCTTCGATGTTGCAGGAGTGGTCGTTGGGGACGGTGCTGGACTCTTCTGTGAGGCTTTAGCACCAGGTGGCTGGGTTAACAATACAGGGAAACGACACATACTGTGTTCAGAAGTTTGCACTGATTGATGGTTGTAAGCAAATGGTATTACTTGAATGAAGAAGAGCTTGAATAAAGACATAATTTATGTTAATGTCCTTGATTTTTAACCCCAATCCAAGGAAGACCCATTTTAGCAAACAAAGTTCAAGAAAATTGACCATCACGTTTGCTAGAATGACCACAAATGAATGACAGAATTTTAACAGATAAATGACAATATAGTACTCTCACCTTGTTCCTCTTACTTCTGGGGTTGACTGAAACCTACATCAGGGGGACAAC contains:
- the LOC141020154 gene encoding uncharacterized protein — encoded protein: MGRYKCAYNCDNSSDSDGKFFKFPLYNPRRLKKWLANMKWKDWTPTRFSVLCSSHFEEQCIDRTGKCVKLRDDAVPTIFSTSADTQKRKVSVNPRSKRNKPPGAKASQKSPAPSPTTTPATSKQSVQNKEPSQTEEPVGDKDPTNPDRWRIIVDEGLMKIDSFPHFFHGDYCVPQDIQWAPDDNVSPESEDPEKVIEVKEPWEWLGLDIRGPLPKTLNEHKYILTVTDYFSKWVEAVPMQSCLPSVVAKHIVDIIAHFGYPLRILSRLPHDIVQKINKELKDQLKVTVALVIYHQQTGTADLITQRLIDRMVGDLIAEHAADWDVYLPAQVFSLCFKEHSKTKERPFSVLCCKGLEPVQSPRGLNYDYSRIRESAFVVR
- the LOC141020155 gene encoding uncharacterized protein; protein product: MSVVTEEAEELLVSMVQERPALYDIREKHYANRAKKTELWGEIQNKLGIPEKELKKRWDSLRTQYTRYKKFADPGSRGAITTGRQQWILSRLHFLEPHRKIKEATSNLTVSETSTILYDSTSDGISYIKTEVPSSPGSETQCSSPTYDDCTSETDMKPCAPVEESSISEPEYTPTPIREEPWPSTSRESRPPAKRSKKQPEESSSEESKNLLRVISKTLETLASKDDNNDDISAYCKNLERKMRKLPPHILPHFQHEVDTCLYRYLIITSYNHTGQTSGAHLSQHPI